A stretch of Dama dama isolate Ldn47 chromosome 22, ASM3311817v1, whole genome shotgun sequence DNA encodes these proteins:
- the LOC133043370 gene encoding large ribosomal subunit protein eL22-like, whose protein sequence is MVPVKKLVAKGGKKKKQVLKFTLDCTHPVEDGIMGAANLEQFLQERIKVNGKAGNLGGGVVTIKRSKSKITVTSEMPFSKRYLKYLTKNYLKKNNLRDWLRVVANSKESYKLLYFPD, encoded by the coding sequence ATGGTGCCTGTGAAAAAGCTTGTGGCGAAGGGGggcaaaaaaaagaagcaagtccTAAAATTCACTCTGGACTGTACCCACCCTGTAGAAGATGGAATCATGGGTGCCGCCAATTTGGAGCAGTTTCTTCAGGAGAGGATCAAGGTGAATGGAAAAGCTGGCAACCTGGGTGGCGGTGTTGTAACAATCAAAAGAAGCAAGAGCAAGATTACTGTAACTTCCGAGATGCCCTTTTCCAAAAGGTATTTGAAATATCTTaccaaaaattatttgaagaagaATAATCTACGAGATTGGTTACGCGTAGTTGCTAACAGCAAAGAAAGTTACAAATTGCTTTACTTTCCAGATTAA